Proteins co-encoded in one Salvia splendens isolate huo1 chromosome 4, SspV2, whole genome shotgun sequence genomic window:
- the LOC121799465 gene encoding probable E3 ubiquitin-protein ligase RHC1A isoform X1 — protein MLSPPFCIGFIHLDHSFSHSRGPNLVCANCDRGFVQELDDAISTNAPRPGYMEAISNFLRQQRGEAIDGNSLLVFSGDMPVRMPGILEFLNETLGFRRETGGDYFVGPGVEEFLQHVTQSDQRVPPPASRSSIDALPTIKILKKHVRADSTCAVCREDFQLGSPVRKLPCKHLYHSDCIVPWLEQRASCPVCRQELITQQLGNNDCNSHNLWGQIRRSRRWSRRWSRREETAAAEAATATESEGTRRRRRWSFLWPFRSSRSNSNRGETVEPIPVAYHEHNQHEDYYSYWPFEY, from the exons ATGTTATCGCCTCCATTCTGTATAGGATTCATTCATCTGGATCACAGCTTCTCACATTCAAG GGGCCCGAATCTCGTTTGTGCCAACTGCGATAGAGGTTTCGTTCAAGAGCTCGATGATGCGATTAGTACGAACGCCCCGAGGCCAGGGTACATGGAAGCCATCTCGAATTTCCTCAGACAGCAAAGGGGGGAGGCGATTGATGGCAATTCACTCCTCGTGTTTAGTGGAGACATGCCGGTTAGAATGCCTGGCATTTTGGAGTTTCTCAATGAAACTCTTGGTTTCAGACGGGAAACCGGGGGTGACTATTTTGTAGGGCCGGGAGTCGAGGAGTTTCTCCAACATGTCACGCAGAGTGATCAACGCGTGCCTCCCCCGGCCTCAAGATCCTCCATCGATGCCTTACCGACCATCAAGATTTTGAAGAAGCATGTTCGTGCTGACTCCACCTGCGCTGTTTGCAGAGAAGATTTCCAGCTGGGATCTCCGGTGAGGAAGCTACCGTGTAAGCATTTGTACCACTCAGATTGTATAGTGCCATGGTTAGAGCAACGAGCTTCGTGCCCAGTCTGTCGCCAGGAGCTGATCACTCAGCAACTAGGCAACAACGACTGCAATAGTCACAACTTGTGGGGCCAAATCcgaagaagcagaaggtggagCAGGAGATGGAGTCGGAGAGAGGAAACAGCAGCAGCAGAAGCAGCAACAGCAACAGAGAGTGAGGGAACACgaaggaggaggaggtggtCTTTCTTGTGGCCTTTTCGTTCATCTCGGTCCAATTCTAACCGTGGTGAGACAGTCGAACCAATCCCAGTTGCATACCATGAACATAACCAGCATGAAGACTACTACTCATACTGGCCTTTTGAATATTGA
- the LOC121799465 gene encoding probable E3 ubiquitin-protein ligase RHC1A isoform X2, with protein MSSHWCYNCQEPVSLRGPNLVCANCDRGFVQELDDAISTNAPRPGYMEAISNFLRQQRGEAIDGNSLLVFSGDMPVRMPGILEFLNETLGFRRETGGDYFVGPGVEEFLQHVTQSDQRVPPPASRSSIDALPTIKILKKHVRADSTCAVCREDFQLGSPVRKLPCKHLYHSDCIVPWLEQRASCPVCRQELITQQLGNNDCNSHNLWGQIRRSRRWSRRWSRREETAAAEAATATESEGTRRRRRWSFLWPFRSSRSNSNRGETVEPIPVAYHEHNQHEDYYSYWPFEY; from the coding sequence ATGTCGAGTCATTGGTGTTATAATTGCCAAGAACCTGTGTCTCTCAGGGGCCCGAATCTCGTTTGTGCCAACTGCGATAGAGGTTTCGTTCAAGAGCTCGATGATGCGATTAGTACGAACGCCCCGAGGCCAGGGTACATGGAAGCCATCTCGAATTTCCTCAGACAGCAAAGGGGGGAGGCGATTGATGGCAATTCACTCCTCGTGTTTAGTGGAGACATGCCGGTTAGAATGCCTGGCATTTTGGAGTTTCTCAATGAAACTCTTGGTTTCAGACGGGAAACCGGGGGTGACTATTTTGTAGGGCCGGGAGTCGAGGAGTTTCTCCAACATGTCACGCAGAGTGATCAACGCGTGCCTCCCCCGGCCTCAAGATCCTCCATCGATGCCTTACCGACCATCAAGATTTTGAAGAAGCATGTTCGTGCTGACTCCACCTGCGCTGTTTGCAGAGAAGATTTCCAGCTGGGATCTCCGGTGAGGAAGCTACCGTGTAAGCATTTGTACCACTCAGATTGTATAGTGCCATGGTTAGAGCAACGAGCTTCGTGCCCAGTCTGTCGCCAGGAGCTGATCACTCAGCAACTAGGCAACAACGACTGCAATAGTCACAACTTGTGGGGCCAAATCcgaagaagcagaaggtggagCAGGAGATGGAGTCGGAGAGAGGAAACAGCAGCAGCAGAAGCAGCAACAGCAACAGAGAGTGAGGGAACACgaaggaggaggaggtggtCTTTCTTGTGGCCTTTTCGTTCATCTCGGTCCAATTCTAACCGTGGTGAGACAGTCGAACCAATCCCAGTTGCATACCATGAACATAACCAGCATGAAGACTACTACTCATACTGGCCTTTTGAATATTGA